A region from the Bacteroidota bacterium genome encodes:
- a CDS encoding cyanophycinase, protein MIPKGKLIIIGGHEDKGTSGESLEVIKREDSSPHPHFEILSELISKIPRSHHIIEIIATASAIPQEMEETYRAAYKNVGFTKVDFIRIENEKEANDILYIKRIEYCHAVFFTGGDQTRLTSTLNDSKVLNAIKRKYIADEHFIVAGTSAGAMAIPQTIIAGGIIREALMKDDIRMGDGFSFIDDIIVDTHFIKRGRIARLAHAVALNSTLLGIGLGEDTALTISNGNEAICTGSGMVIIIDGNTIGKTNIKTVDDKTPIIIENLKVHILAEGSTFLIIERKML, encoded by the coding sequence ATGATACCAAAGGGAAAATTAATCATTATTGGTGGGCATGAAGATAAAGGGACTTCAGGCGAAAGTTTAGAGGTTATTAAAAGAGAAGACAGTTCTCCGCATCCACATTTTGAAATACTTTCAGAGTTAATTTCTAAAATTCCGAGGTCGCATCATATTATAGAAATTATTGCTACGGCCTCTGCTATTCCGCAAGAAATGGAAGAAACCTACCGAGCAGCATATAAAAATGTAGGCTTTACAAAAGTAGATTTTATTAGAATAGAAAACGAAAAAGAAGCAAACGATATATTATATATAAAACGAATTGAATATTGCCATGCGGTTTTTTTTACAGGCGGCGATCAAACACGACTAACAAGTACCTTGAATGATTCGAAAGTTTTGAATGCCATAAAGAGAAAATATATAGCTGATGAACATTTTATTGTGGCAGGCACCAGTGCAGGTGCTATGGCCATTCCGCAAACTATTATAGCAGGCGGTATTATAAGAGAAGCACTGATGAAAGATGATATAAGAATGGGAGATGGATTTAGTTTTATCGATGATATTATAGTTGATACGCATTTCATCAAACGAGGACGTATTGCGAGGTTGGCTCATGCGGTCGCATTAAATTCTACGCTGTTAGGAATAGGATTGGGAGAAGACACCGCCCTAACTATTTCAAATGGAAATGAAGCAATATGTACAGGCTCAGGAATGGTTATTATAATAGATGGAAATACAATAGGCAAAACAAATATTAAAACAGTAGATGATAAAACGCCCATTATTATAGAAAATTTAAAAGTACATATACTTGCAGAGGGCAGTACGTTTCTTATTATAGAAAGAAAGATGTTATAG
- a CDS encoding pyridoxal phosphate-dependent aminotransferase, translating into MTLKNTFKKIPDMGVIWVMDEAIKLGFYNGNPDWANLGQGQPEFGEIEGAPPRIKDINIEISDNSYGPLNGTLELRKAIANHYNRLYRKNKPSLYTFENVSIAMGGRLMLTHVCNMLGNIRLGYKIPEYPAYADILNNHKGKMDALHIPTLAENNFGISADEIPDIIIQNKLDAFLFSNPCNPTGSVIGGDDLQKYLTSASENNCALIIDEMYSHYIYDNDKPADGPVSAAEYIEEVNEENIIIIDGLTKSFRYPGWRIAWAVAPKNLIDNLNRVASAIDGGPSQPMQRAALKILEPEYADKETNALRKVFSKKRSIMLKHLRENGIICSDKSRGTFYIWGDISKLPAPLNNSEYFFAEALRRKVMVIPGHLFDIHPGQKHISTSNFNNYIRFSFGPEEKNMLMGVERLAELIQSTK; encoded by the coding sequence ATGACACTAAAAAACACCTTCAAAAAAATCCCCGACATGGGTGTAATATGGGTGATGGACGAAGCCATTAAACTCGGATTCTATAATGGAAACCCCGATTGGGCAAACCTTGGTCAGGGCCAACCTGAGTTCGGAGAAATTGAGGGAGCACCACCCAGAATAAAAGATATAAATATAGAAATTTCAGACAATTCCTATGGACCTTTGAACGGAACACTAGAATTGAGAAAAGCAATTGCCAATCATTATAATAGATTATACCGGAAAAATAAGCCATCATTATATACATTTGAGAATGTAAGTATAGCAATGGGCGGCCGTTTAATGCTTACCCATGTTTGTAATATGTTAGGCAATATCCGCCTAGGATATAAAATTCCTGAATACCCTGCCTATGCTGATATTCTCAATAATCATAAAGGGAAAATGGATGCTCTACATATTCCAACATTAGCTGAAAATAATTTTGGAATTTCTGCTGATGAAATTCCTGATATAATTATACAAAATAAATTAGATGCATTTCTATTTAGCAATCCCTGTAACCCAACAGGAAGTGTAATAGGAGGTGATGATTTGCAAAAATATTTAACGAGTGCCAGCGAAAATAATTGTGCTCTTATTATAGATGAAATGTATTCGCATTATATATATGATAATGATAAACCTGCTGATGGTCCAGTATCTGCTGCTGAATATATAGAAGAGGTAAATGAAGAAAATATTATTATAATAGATGGACTCACAAAATCGTTTCGTTACCCGGGCTGGCGGATAGCATGGGCTGTGGCTCCAAAGAATTTAATTGATAATTTGAACAGGGTAGCAAGTGCCATCGATGGTGGCCCAAGTCAACCTATGCAACGTGCCGCTTTAAAAATATTGGAACCAGAATATGCAGATAAGGAAACAAACGCTTTAAGAAAAGTGTTTAGCAAAAAAAGAAGTATCATGCTCAAACATTTACGTGAAAATGGAATTATTTGTTCGGATAAATCTCGAGGAACATTTTATATTTGGGGCGATATTAGTAAGCTGCCAGCACCTTTAAATAACTCAGAATACTTTTTTGCTGAAGCTCTCAGACGCAAGGTAATGGTAATCCCCGGGCACTTGTTCGATATACATCCAGGGCAGAAACATATAAGCACTTCAAACTTCAATAACTATATTCGTTTCTCATTTGGACCCGAAGAAAAGAATATGCTTATGGGTGTAGAACGTTTGGCAGAATTAATACAATCAACAAAGTAA
- a CDS encoding phosphatidylserine decarboxylase yields the protein MKKSMIFSSKYVIDLLFERSIHDSGFTELFVASLHKAKQTAEQELHPILYKALTWPTDMEAYRCYLVEFSKWIPQQSNDAAWNSPLTHEHQEVMDRLNHFYWLIQQEIGPNNTMIVDRIPWFNQWLVDYAKSWGSFLNTTDSFNKEIMDSFIKYSPKYRVEDSLVNGKSNNPSGWLTFNQFFARELNPGLRPIASPMDNTFVTCPADCTYREQYHIEADSSIPEVTIKLTHKFANIGKLLEGSLYKNSFANGTFVHYFLGTYSYHRFHTPVAGIVKECFPIQGLVSLDVNIKDNRFDAPDNSESGYEFAQARGVITIDTAQSPYGNVGIVAVIPIGMAQVSSVNMIAIPGSNLLKGDEFGYFLFGGSDIIVLFQEGTNPQIDTNNNYRHYGTVMANCTRKYS from the coding sequence ATGAAAAAGAGCATGATTTTCTCATCGAAATACGTAATTGATTTATTGTTCGAAAGATCAATACATGATAGTGGTTTTACTGAATTATTCGTTGCCTCATTGCACAAGGCTAAGCAGACAGCCGAACAGGAACTTCACCCAATATTATATAAGGCTTTAACATGGCCTACTGATATGGAAGCATATCGTTGCTATTTGGTTGAGTTCTCTAAATGGATTCCACAACAAAGCAATGATGCCGCATGGAATAGCCCGCTAACACACGAACACCAGGAGGTGATGGACAGACTCAATCATTTTTATTGGCTTATTCAGCAAGAAATCGGGCCTAATAATACTATGATAGTTGATCGTATTCCATGGTTCAATCAATGGTTAGTTGACTATGCAAAATCTTGGGGTAGTTTTTTAAATACAACCGATTCATTTAATAAGGAAATCATGGATTCATTTATTAAATATTCTCCAAAATATAGGGTCGAAGATTCTTTGGTTAATGGAAAATCAAACAATCCCAGTGGATGGCTTACTTTTAATCAGTTTTTTGCACGCGAACTCAATCCTGGTCTGCGACCCATTGCCAGTCCGATGGATAATACGTTTGTTACTTGCCCTGCCGATTGTACTTATAGAGAACAATATCATATTGAAGCAGATTCGAGTATCCCTGAAGTAACTATAAAACTAACACACAAATTTGCAAATATTGGAAAATTATTAGAAGGAAGTCTATATAAAAATTCATTCGCAAATGGTACATTTGTACATTATTTTTTAGGCACTTATTCTTATCATAGATTTCATACACCAGTTGCTGGCATTGTGAAAGAATGTTTTCCTATTCAAGGTTTAGTAAGTTTAGATGTGAATATAAAAGACAATCGATTCGATGCTCCCGATAATAGTGAAAGTGGTTATGAATTTGCCCAAGCACGCGGCGTTATTACGATAGATACTGCCCAATCGCCTTATGGAAATGTGGGTATTGTTGCAGTAATTCCAATTGGTATGGCACAGGTTTCTTCTGTTAATATGATAGCTATTCCAGGTAGTAATTTATTGAAAGGCGATGAGTTTGGTTATTTTTTGTTCGGCGGTTCTGATATTATTGTATTGTTTCAAGAAGGAACCAACCCACAAATTGATACCAATAATAATTACCGACATTATGGAACTGTGATGGCAAACTGTACCCGAAAATATTCTTAA